The Phycisphaeraceae bacterium genome window below encodes:
- a CDS encoding Rieske (2Fe-2S) protein, translating into MPLTRREFTALSSVAVALTVLGCDSHADPVTSTGAETTSSADANKKKIKLATEPFTIGSKSDYKQAVVSLKYHDDKGVFIISDGKTLVALSAMCPHRNCATNYEEEKKQFVCPCHGSIFDGEGNRIEGKADRPLERCAVKLITNAHGEEEIEVDPQHRFRKDKNEWGNDGASLPLS; encoded by the coding sequence ATGCCACTGACTCGCCGCGAGTTTACCGCTCTGTCCAGTGTTGCGGTCGCATTGACTGTTCTCGGCTGCGACAGCCACGCGGATCCTGTTACATCAACAGGTGCTGAAACCACGTCTTCCGCTGATGCCAACAAAAAGAAAATCAAACTCGCCACTGAACCCTTCACTATCGGCAGCAAGAGCGATTACAAACAGGCTGTCGTATCTTTGAAATATCACGACGATAAAGGGGTCTTCATCATCAGCGATGGCAAAACGCTTGTCGCCTTGAGTGCAATGTGTCCACACCGTAACTGTGCGACGAATTATGAAGAAGAAAAAAAGCAGTTCGTCTGCCCCTGCCACGGCAGCATTTTTGATGGGGAAGGCAACCGTATTGAAGGCAAGGCTGACCGCCCCCTTGAGCGTTGTGCCGTCAAGCTGATTACGAATGCTCACGGCGAAGAGGAAATCGAGGTCGATCCCCAACATCGTTTTCGCAAAGACAAGAATGAATGGGGCAATGACGGCGCATCACTACCTCTGAGCTGA
- the ruvX gene encoding Holliday junction resolvase RuvX has product MRYLAIDHGEKRTGMAVGSDTTGIVSPIGVIVTTSDSERMRQIALAIAEHVIDEIVLGLPLNMDGSEGSAAQRVKGLKGFIEQRHGIPVRLMDERLTTFAADEQMAGKKLTRGRKKELRDALAAAAILRDFLELREKSNPTNPTDPK; this is encoded by the coding sequence ATGCGATATCTGGCGATCGATCATGGCGAAAAACGTACCGGTATGGCGGTCGGCAGCGATACGACAGGTATTGTCTCGCCGATCGGTGTCATCGTCACAACCAGCGACAGCGAGCGGATGCGGCAGATCGCCTTGGCGATTGCGGAGCATGTCATAGATGAAATTGTCTTGGGGTTGCCGCTCAACATGGATGGCAGCGAGGGATCGGCCGCTCAGCGAGTCAAGGGGCTTAAGGGGTTCATCGAACAGCGGCACGGCATCCCTGTACGGCTGATGGATGAGCGGCTGACCACTTTCGCTGCAGATGAGCAAATGGCTGGAAAGAAGCTGACTCGCGGACGAAAAAAAGAACTGCGGGACGCACTGGCGGCGGCGGCGATCCTGAGGGATTTTCTGGAGCTACGGGAAAAATCCAACCCAACAAACCCAACCGATCCCAAGTGA
- a CDS encoding Spy/CpxP family protein refolding chaperone, translating into MKRLIPIAVAVLFALPLTGAVFAKEGAKSTTTKTKAVEEKPTTKPDGKTTRKNIKNYGGYAQIAADMTPEQLAKLESLIDEKKAAIAEFDTKHASRKTEIEKSIAETTDKAERAAKQKELSILKQQRASLDKDYKDKIEAILTPEQKAKWAGLGIYSGMTRTFNAAKLTDAQKDEIKKKCLEAGAQFNAADAKQQEEIKKGIRASIESDVLTAEQRELLKKEAEIAAAKRAAAHAAPKTAKTEIKQEVVQTKKEAKAAEKAAEKAAKNSEKEKSE; encoded by the coding sequence ATGAAACGATTGATCCCGATTGCGGTTGCCGTCCTGTTTGCTTTGCCGCTGACCGGAGCTGTTTTCGCCAAGGAAGGCGCAAAATCAACAACCACAAAGACAAAAGCGGTTGAAGAAAAACCGACCACGAAACCCGACGGCAAGACCACCCGTAAGAACATCAAAAATTATGGCGGCTACGCGCAGATCGCAGCTGACATGACTCCAGAACAGTTAGCAAAGCTTGAATCGCTGATTGATGAGAAGAAGGCCGCAATAGCTGAGTTTGACACCAAGCATGCCTCGCGCAAAACGGAGATCGAGAAATCCATCGCGGAAACAACCGATAAGGCGGAACGCGCCGCCAAGCAGAAAGAGCTGAGTATTCTGAAGCAACAGCGGGCCAGCCTCGACAAGGACTATAAGGATAAAATCGAGGCGATCCTGACACCTGAGCAGAAGGCCAAGTGGGCTGGCTTGGGTATTTATTCGGGAATGACCCGAACTTTTAATGCTGCCAAACTCACCGATGCACAAAAGGATGAGATCAAAAAGAAGTGCTTGGAAGCCGGTGCCCAGTTCAATGCAGCTGACGCCAAGCAACAGGAAGAGATTAAAAAAGGTATCCGAGCATCGATCGAATCTGATGTGCTGACCGCTGAACAGCGCGAATTACTGAAAAAAGAAGCAGAAATTGCGGCCGCGAAACGCGCAGCGGCACATGCCGCACCAAAGACAGCCAAGACTGAAATCAAACAGGAAGTCGTACAAACTAAAAAAGAAGCTAAGGCTGCAGAGAAAGCTGCAGAGAAAGCCGCCAAAAACAGCGAAAAAGAAAAGTCAGAGTAG
- a CDS encoding SCO family protein, with protein sequence MTQTPRPDSPRSTPHPATSPPTAQSPARRVPIWIFIGLVASASLLITLLITIMVINRPRDNGSTGVGSASTDKKDTYLHGGTLSEPGADDPPVLGVVPAFRLVERAGGVYASTELAGKVWVADFIFTRCAGTCPRMTQELSNLQTQLSTLPRWKEIRLVSFTVDPTNDTPDVLRDYADSYKADRRQWIFLTGSRQDLWKLTKEGFKLPVGEDTENLQMPITHSSRFALVDQQGRIRGYYDAFDANVLDQLKKDIDKVLAEVPPVAETQPSTQPATQPK encoded by the coding sequence ATGACGCAGACTCCGCGCCCTGATTCGCCTCGCTCCACCCCGCATCCAGCCACGTCGCCGCCGACGGCGCAATCTCCTGCGCGTAGAGTGCCGATCTGGATTTTCATTGGCCTCGTGGCGTCGGCATCGCTGCTCATCACACTGCTCATCACGATTATGGTTATCAATCGCCCCCGTGATAACGGCAGCACGGGTGTCGGTTCCGCATCAACTGATAAAAAAGATACGTATCTGCACGGTGGGACACTCAGTGAGCCAGGTGCTGATGATCCGCCTGTCCTGGGGGTTGTCCCCGCGTTTCGTCTGGTTGAGCGCGCAGGTGGCGTCTATGCAAGCACAGAGTTGGCCGGCAAAGTCTGGGTGGCGGATTTCATTTTTACACGTTGTGCCGGTACTTGCCCTCGGATGACGCAGGAACTATCAAATTTACAGACACAACTCAGCACCCTGCCACGCTGGAAGGAGATCCGACTGGTAAGTTTTACGGTCGATCCGACCAACGATACGCCGGACGTGCTGCGTGATTACGCTGACTCTTACAAAGCTGATCGCCGTCAGTGGATTTTCCTGACCGGTTCACGGCAGGATCTGTGGAAGTTGACAAAAGAAGGCTTCAAGCTGCCGGTTGGAGAAGACACGGAAAATCTCCAGATGCCGATCACCCATAGCTCACGCTTTGCTTTGGTGGATCAGCAGGGACGAATTCGCGGTTACTACGATGCCTTTGATGCGAACGTGCTCGATCAATTGAAAAAGGACATCGACAAAGTACTGGCGGAGGTTCCACCCGTTGCGGAAACGCAGCCATCCACTCAGCCGGCAACGCAACCGAAATAG
- a CDS encoding ATP-dependent Clp protease proteolytic subunit yields MTLIPMVIEKTGRGERAYDIYSRLLKDRVIFLGGPVTDESANLIIAQLLFLSNEDAKADIHFYINSPGGSVSAGLGVYDTMQFIRPDVATYCIGVAASMGSTLLMAGAKGKRHMLPNGRVLLHQPLIGGVMEGPATDLGIQAKEMIRTRERLYKISAHHTGKSYDQIAKDFERDKWLDAEEAVEYGCADMVLQHIPESMSSSHQKDDEE; encoded by the coding sequence ATGACTTTGATCCCGATGGTGATTGAGAAGACCGGCCGAGGCGAGCGGGCGTATGACATTTACTCCCGACTGCTGAAGGATCGCGTGATTTTCCTTGGTGGACCTGTAACCGATGAATCCGCCAACCTGATCATCGCACAACTCCTCTTCCTCTCCAATGAGGACGCCAAGGCGGATATTCACTTTTATATCAACTCGCCCGGCGGATCGGTCAGTGCGGGACTGGGTGTGTATGACACGATGCAGTTCATCCGACCTGACGTGGCAACGTACTGCATCGGTGTCGCAGCTTCGATGGGATCAACCCTGTTGATGGCTGGCGCAAAGGGTAAACGGCACATGCTGCCCAACGGGCGGGTGCTCCTGCATCAACCGCTCATCGGGGGTGTAATGGAGGGACCGGCGACCGATCTTGGAATCCAGGCAAAGGAAATGATCCGCACACGAGAGCGGCTCTACAAGATTTCCGCGCATCACACCGGCAAGTCTTACGATCAGATCGCCAAGGACTTTGAACGCGATAAGTGGCTCGACGCGGAAGAAGCTGTTGAATACGGCTGTGCGGATATGGTTCTTCAGCACATTCCAGAGAGTATGTCCTCGTCGCATCAGAAAGATGATGAGGAATAA
- a CDS encoding glycosyltransferase: MRVFMLGWEFPPFISGGLGTACYGLTKALSRQQVEVIFVLPKPIGSDYAMHVRLLSPQAIHAATGDRSPGSVASTYRLDYPPVDNPFINVTFKAVPSRLGSPYQSAGGKLHGQSIISDDENQPLGILEGPGSFHAPGAGIAYEGDLLTEAQRYAHLCVALAHGEDFDVIHAHDWMTFPAGLAVAAYSGKPLVVHVHSTEYDRSGDHMHQQVYEIERRGMRAATRVIAVSHMTKKIIEHRYGIDADKIRVIYNGIENGPPAEPDAHSRTNIKRGDKIVLFLGRITMQKGPEYFVNAAKKVLEKYDKVKFVMAGTGDKIRDIIELAAAQGIGHKVLFTGFLRGRDVEKIFKMADVYVMPSVSEPFGIAPLEAISHDVPVIISKTSGVSEVLTHALKVDFWDTHEIANKILAVLRHPPLSSTLREHADMEVRRLTWEGAAEKCVGVYEQAIHAMPGIG, translated from the coding sequence ATGCGCGTCTTTATGCTCGGCTGGGAGTTTCCGCCCTTTATCAGCGGCGGGCTGGGTACAGCCTGTTACGGCTTGACCAAAGCTCTCAGCAGGCAGCAAGTGGAAGTTATTTTTGTCCTGCCCAAGCCGATCGGCTCCGACTATGCCATGCATGTGCGGCTGCTTTCACCTCAGGCAATCCATGCCGCGACGGGTGATCGCTCTCCGGGTAGTGTCGCCAGCACGTACCGCCTCGACTATCCCCCAGTGGATAACCCTTTTATCAACGTCACCTTCAAGGCGGTCCCTTCTCGACTGGGCAGCCCCTATCAATCTGCGGGGGGAAAACTGCATGGGCAGTCCATCATCAGCGACGATGAAAATCAACCGCTGGGTATCCTCGAAGGGCCGGGTTCTTTTCACGCACCGGGTGCAGGTATCGCCTACGAGGGTGACCTGCTCACGGAAGCTCAGCGATACGCACATCTTTGCGTAGCTCTGGCGCATGGTGAGGATTTCGATGTCATCCACGCCCATGACTGGATGACTTTCCCCGCTGGTCTGGCTGTAGCCGCCTATTCAGGTAAGCCTCTGGTTGTCCATGTTCACTCAACTGAATACGACCGTTCTGGGGACCACATGCACCAGCAGGTATATGAGATCGAACGGCGAGGGATGCGTGCGGCGACGCGCGTTATCGCGGTCAGTCACATGACCAAGAAAATCATTGAGCATCGCTACGGAATTGATGCCGACAAAATTCGTGTGATCTACAACGGTATTGAGAATGGCCCTCCCGCTGAACCGGATGCACACTCGCGGACAAATATCAAACGCGGTGACAAAATCGTTCTTTTCCTGGGTCGAATCACCATGCAGAAGGGGCCGGAGTATTTTGTCAATGCCGCCAAAAAAGTGCTGGAGAAGTACGACAAGGTGAAATTTGTGATGGCGGGCACCGGTGACAAAATCCGCGACATCATTGAACTCGCCGCAGCTCAGGGTATCGGCCACAAGGTACTCTTCACCGGATTCCTCCGAGGTCGTGATGTCGAGAAGATCTTTAAGATGGCAGACGTTTACGTCATGCCCAGCGTCAGTGAACCATTCGGCATCGCGCCGCTCGAAGCGATCAGCCATGATGTACCTGTGATTATCTCCAAGACCAGCGGCGTTTCTGAAGTACTCACCCACGCATTGAAGGTAGATTTCTGGGACACGCATGAAATCGCCAATAAGATCCTCGCTGTACTACGCCACCCGCCGCTCTCCAGCACCCTGCGCGAACACGCGGATATGGAGGTCCGCCGCCTGACATGGGAAGGTGCTGCGGAAAAATGTGTCGGTGTTTACGAGCAAGCCATTCATGCAATGCCCGGCATAGGATGA
- a CDS encoding ABC transporter permease, translating into MTHVALQSLDPAASAPAARSGNLWLASATLWRREMVRFFRQRNRVVSAAVTPLIFWLFLGSGLNNSFSMSPAPSAGTPSSATQSIGYLQYFFPGVVMLMLLNTAVFSTVSVVEDRREGFLQGVLVAPIPRLSIVLGKVLGGASIATIQGIIFLAIWPFVGSGFSAAWLAISLVVMFVVALGLTAMGLCVAWPMDSTAGFHAVMMIFLMPMWFLSGAVFPMTGHTPLWLKTLMWCNPMTYGQAAFAEALSGGRDHSGLSIGFPLAAMLTVVLTVMTILLASWLVSRRRKDGSA; encoded by the coding sequence ATGACTCACGTTGCTCTTCAATCGCTCGATCCCGCCGCCTCCGCGCCCGCCGCCCGGTCCGGTAATCTCTGGCTCGCCAGTGCGACGCTCTGGCGCCGTGAGATGGTCCGCTTCTTTCGACAACGAAACCGAGTGGTCAGTGCTGCGGTCACACCTCTGATTTTCTGGTTATTTCTCGGTTCGGGGCTTAATAATTCCTTCTCAATGAGTCCAGCGCCATCGGCTGGAACTCCATCCTCAGCTACTCAGAGCATCGGCTACCTCCAGTATTTCTTTCCAGGGGTGGTCATGCTTATGCTGCTCAATACCGCAGTTTTTTCGACGGTTTCAGTAGTTGAGGACCGCCGCGAAGGTTTTCTTCAAGGTGTGTTGGTCGCGCCGATTCCACGACTTTCAATCGTACTGGGCAAAGTGCTGGGCGGTGCCAGCATTGCTACGATTCAGGGCATTATTTTCTTGGCTATCTGGCCTTTTGTTGGATCAGGTTTCAGTGCAGCGTGGCTGGCAATATCGCTGGTGGTCATGTTTGTCGTGGCCCTGGGGTTGACTGCGATGGGGCTGTGTGTGGCTTGGCCGATGGATTCGACGGCTGGGTTCCACGCGGTGATGATGATCTTTCTGATGCCGATGTGGTTTCTTTCCGGCGCGGTTTTCCCCATGACCGGACATACACCCCTGTGGCTTAAAACATTGATGTGGTGTAACCCAATGACCTATGGCCAGGCTGCTTTTGCCGAAGCACTCAGCGGCGGGCGGGACCACTCAGGCCTGTCCATCGGATTTCCACTCGCAGCAATGCTGACGGTGGTGTTGACTGTCATGACTATCTTGCTGGCAAGTTGGCTGGTCAGTCGGCGGCGAAAGGACGGCTCAGCATGA
- a CDS encoding DUF420 domain-containing protein, with product MDLSFLPAVNASLNAIAIVLLVRGVWLIKRGRIDEHKRMMLAACICSCAFLVSYVIHYVWRATVHGGTHTKFNAEGAIKLAYYLMLFSHIMLATTVPVFAVWLIRLGLRREDRKHRRLARWAYPIWLYVSITGVLIFVVLTFFNQK from the coding sequence TTGGATCTTTCATTCCTTCCCGCAGTAAACGCCTCACTCAATGCCATCGCCATCGTGCTTTTGGTTCGTGGTGTATGGCTGATCAAGCGAGGTCGAATCGACGAGCATAAACGGATGATGCTTGCCGCGTGTATCTGTTCATGTGCGTTTCTTGTGTCGTACGTGATTCACTACGTATGGCGTGCGACGGTCCACGGCGGCACACACACAAAGTTCAATGCTGAAGGCGCCATCAAGCTGGCTTATTACCTCATGCTGTTTTCGCACATCATGCTGGCGACGACCGTACCGGTTTTCGCCGTGTGGTTGATACGACTCGGTCTGCGCCGTGAAGATCGAAAGCATCGCCGCCTCGCCCGGTGGGCATACCCGATCTGGCTGTACGTCTCGATCACGGGGGTGTTGATATTCGTGGTACTGACGTTTTTTAATCAAAAGTAA
- a CDS encoding class I SAM-dependent methyltransferase has product MEIVSCPGCDAHDFVTIGRPSGEVPVQLGGRRFVQPKFSMRCCRNCGLYYKSHALDWPELETYYALTDAAKWEIPGLYPTERATLRLLSRLKPQSSILDYGCSTGRLLDRLTGQRRFGVEINDSAARIAAQKGITILNDEDLARGEYRFDAIVLADVFEHLPRPTQTLEKLFGLLNPNGMLVLSTGNADAPACQRDPAHFWYLSNIEHLIMISRGYAEFLAGKLGARLASWELLPHYDWSFHEKIRMEIQDFAYWSYHDPKRAKWVWLVNLIPVLRRAKKWPIPPAYPCSNDHVVAAWIKGQ; this is encoded by the coding sequence ATGGAGATAGTCAGTTGCCCCGGTTGCGATGCTCACGATTTCGTTACGATCGGCAGGCCTTCCGGTGAAGTCCCTGTGCAGTTAGGCGGACGAAGATTTGTTCAGCCCAAATTTTCAATGCGGTGCTGTCGGAATTGCGGTCTTTATTACAAGTCCCACGCACTGGATTGGCCGGAACTGGAAACCTATTACGCGCTGACGGATGCTGCCAAGTGGGAGATCCCCGGCCTGTATCCAACCGAGCGTGCTACCCTGCGCCTTCTCTCCAGATTAAAACCTCAAAGCTCGATTTTGGACTACGGTTGCAGTACCGGCCGACTGCTTGATCGACTAACAGGTCAGCGGCGATTTGGAGTTGAGATCAATGATTCCGCAGCACGTATTGCTGCACAAAAAGGCATCACCATTCTGAATGATGAAGATTTGGCGCGCGGGGAATATCGTTTCGATGCCATCGTCCTCGCTGATGTGTTTGAGCATCTGCCCCGCCCGACCCAGACACTCGAAAAACTTTTCGGGTTGCTGAATCCGAACGGCATGCTTGTGCTCTCAACAGGAAACGCTGATGCGCCAGCCTGCCAGCGCGACCCCGCTCACTTCTGGTATCTAAGTAACATTGAACATCTGATCATGATCAGTCGCGGTTATGCAGAGTTTCTTGCCGGGAAGCTCGGTGCTCGACTCGCGTCCTGGGAGTTGCTGCCTCATTACGACTGGTCCTTTCATGAAAAAATCAGGATGGAGATTCAAGATTTCGCCTACTGGTCTTATCACGATCCCAAACGTGCTAAATGGGTGTGGCTGGTAAACCTGATCCCCGTGTTAAGACGCGCCAAAAAATGGCCGATTCCTCCCGCCTACCCGTGCTCAAATGATCACGTAGTCGCAGCTTGGATTAAAGGGCAATAG
- a CDS encoding RNA methyltransferase → MPTRDPLTSLDNPRVKAVVRLREHRQRKKTGLFIAEGEREISRALAAGLQPHEIYLASAIASSQVTSLAQQAVTHGANLWNITEPLLRKMAYCENPEPILAVFKQPAWKLSDFPNLRSDERSLRLGASRRLLWLVAVGVEKPGNLGAMARSAEAAGCAGLLVADGVVDSFNPNAIRSSTGAVFSLPVVGGTSNEVIKALRREKVKIFAAAVGAKLPYTQADLTDRVALVIGAEDRGLPKSWIDAAAPSGGDTIGVPMQSSIVDSLNASVTAGILLFEALRQRSSKSD, encoded by the coding sequence ATGCCGACCCGAGATCCGCTGACGAGCCTCGATAACCCGCGCGTGAAGGCAGTGGTACGGCTGCGCGAACATCGCCAGCGGAAGAAAACCGGACTCTTCATCGCGGAAGGCGAACGAGAAATATCACGGGCATTGGCGGCGGGGCTGCAACCACACGAAATTTATCTGGCTTCCGCGATCGCATCATCCCAAGTCACATCCCTGGCACAGCAAGCGGTAACACATGGTGCAAATCTTTGGAACATCACGGAACCGCTCCTGCGCAAGATGGCCTACTGCGAAAATCCCGAACCGATCCTTGCTGTTTTCAAACAACCAGCATGGAAGCTCAGTGACTTTCCTAATCTGCGGTCTGATGAGCGTTCTTTAAGACTTGGTGCTTCACGCCGCCTCCTGTGGCTCGTGGCGGTCGGCGTGGAAAAGCCGGGCAATCTGGGCGCGATGGCACGCAGTGCTGAGGCTGCCGGCTGTGCAGGGCTGCTCGTTGCTGATGGCGTGGTGGATTCTTTCAATCCCAACGCCATCCGCTCCTCTACAGGGGCTGTCTTTTCACTGCCTGTCGTCGGCGGAACCAGTAACGAGGTGATCAAAGCATTGCGTAGAGAAAAAGTAAAAATTTTCGCTGCAGCGGTCGGCGCCAAACTGCCTTACACACAGGCTGATCTCACTGACCGGGTAGCACTGGTCATCGGAGCGGAAGACCGAGGGTTACCCAAGAGCTGGATCGATGCGGCAGCCCCTTCCGGCGGCGACACTATCGGCGTGCCGATGCAAAGCTCGATCGTGGACTCACTCAATGCATCCGTCACCGCGGGGATCCTGCTTTTCGAGGCCTTGCGGCAAAGGTCGTCAAAAAGTGATTAG
- a CDS encoding sulfite exporter TauE/SafE family protein, with translation MSAIEFTLASFSISVAAGLLGSMLGIGGGIIVVPALTQLLGVDMKYAVAASFIGVIATSNGAAASYVRQHLTNLRLAMVLEVATVAGALGGAYLGGIVSDRFLLVLFGCILGYAAFAMFIDRLRSKVQSPEQEDRLAGRLRLHGQYFDQSLNEHVNYRVIRVWFGLAVSMTAGIISGLLGVGGGILKVPAMHLGMRVPIKVSTATSNFMMGVTAAASAAVYFSRGQIVPLIAAPVGAGVLLGAVTGSRMLPKVKNAYVKMGFVAVLIAVAIRMFYKGLV, from the coding sequence ATGAGTGCAATCGAGTTCACCCTTGCCTCTTTTTCCATTTCCGTGGCTGCGGGGTTGCTCGGATCGATGCTTGGTATTGGAGGCGGGATCATCGTCGTGCCCGCGCTGACACAACTCCTGGGCGTCGATATGAAGTATGCGGTCGCTGCGTCGTTTATCGGTGTGATCGCAACGTCCAATGGGGCGGCAGCGTCATATGTCCGCCAACACCTGACCAATCTTCGACTGGCAATGGTGCTGGAAGTGGCGACAGTGGCGGGGGCACTAGGCGGCGCTTATCTCGGCGGGATTGTTTCGGATCGATTTCTCCTTGTTCTTTTTGGCTGTATTCTCGGCTATGCGGCTTTTGCAATGTTCATTGATCGCCTGCGCTCAAAAGTTCAATCTCCAGAGCAGGAAGATCGGTTGGCTGGCCGGCTGAGACTGCACGGGCAGTACTTTGACCAGTCGCTAAATGAACATGTCAATTACCGCGTCATTCGTGTATGGTTTGGTTTAGCGGTCAGTATGACGGCTGGCATCATCAGCGGGCTGCTGGGTGTCGGCGGGGGCATCCTGAAAGTACCCGCGATGCATCTGGGGATGCGGGTTCCCATCAAAGTCTCGACAGCTACCAGTAATTTCATGATGGGTGTGACCGCTGCCGCGAGCGCTGCTGTCTATTTCTCGCGTGGCCAGATCGTGCCGCTGATTGCCGCGCCGGTCGGAGCGGGTGTGTTACTGGGTGCTGTGACTGGCTCGCGCATGCTGCCGAAGGTTAAAAACGCCTACGTCAAAATGGGCTTCGTCGCGGTGTTAATCGCGGTCGCAATACGCATGTTTTACAAGGGGCTGGTTTGA
- a CDS encoding DUF1634 domain-containing protein produces MVDPEEMHKGLSREQLRLDGLISAILRVGMLTSVTLIVLGSVLCFTRDSRYGSESGLAALMQHRAFPHTATAVWRDAIHGGGMGLVMLGVLVMVATPILRVIVSIIAFAWESDVVYTLLTAAVLGLLLVALIAGKAG; encoded by the coding sequence ATGGTCGACCCGGAAGAAATGCACAAAGGTTTGAGCAGGGAGCAGCTCAGATTGGATGGGCTGATCAGTGCGATCCTGCGCGTCGGCATGCTTACCAGCGTGACACTGATCGTGCTGGGGTCCGTATTATGCTTCACGCGCGATTCTCGTTATGGATCCGAATCAGGGCTTGCGGCTTTGATGCAGCATAGAGCTTTTCCGCATACAGCAACGGCAGTCTGGAGGGACGCGATTCACGGTGGTGGGATGGGTTTAGTGATGTTAGGCGTGCTGGTCATGGTGGCGACGCCGATTCTACGCGTGATCGTGTCAATCATTGCGTTTGCTTGGGAAAGCGATGTCGTTTACACGTTGTTGACGGCTGCTGTTCTGGGGTTACTGTTGGTTGCTTTGATCGCGGGTAAAGCGGGATGA
- the lexA gene encoding transcriptional repressor LexA: MNLTPKQLHILTRIRDLRIARGYSPTMQELADELKVSKVTIFEHVEALIKKGALSRKPNKARSLELNPEIELPHEERHTRLPLVGSIAAGHPIEAIEDRQTLDLESLFAPPTRTSLEFGASSSTYVLKVRGDSMIDEQIRDGDYVIIQRTNAARNGQTVVALLENGEATLKKFYKESGRIRLQPANDKYEPIIVDDCQIQGIVIGVVRTY, translated from the coding sequence ATGAACCTCACACCCAAACAGCTCCACATCCTCACTCGGATCCGCGATCTGCGTATAGCTCGCGGCTATTCACCGACTATGCAGGAGTTGGCGGACGAATTGAAGGTCAGCAAGGTCACCATCTTCGAGCACGTCGAAGCACTGATCAAAAAAGGCGCGCTCTCGCGGAAGCCCAACAAAGCTCGCTCTTTGGAGCTTAATCCTGAGATTGAGCTTCCTCACGAGGAACGCCATACCCGTCTGCCGCTGGTTGGCTCCATCGCCGCAGGACATCCGATCGAAGCCATTGAAGATCGCCAGACGCTCGACCTCGAATCTCTCTTCGCTCCACCAACCAGAACTTCACTGGAGTTCGGAGCCTCCAGCAGCACTTACGTCCTCAAGGTCCGTGGTGACTCAATGATCGACGAGCAAATCCGTGACGGTGACTACGTCATCATTCAACGCACCAACGCAGCGCGAAACGGCCAAACTGTTGTCGCCCTGCTGGAAAACGGCGAGGCAACACTGAAAAAGTTCTACAAAGAAAGCGGCCGTATTCGTCTTCAACCCGCCAACGACAAATACGAGCCGATCATCGTAGATGACTGCCAAATTCAAGGGATCGTCATTGGTGTGGTGAGAACCTACTGA